The Rhizobiaceae bacterium genome contains the following window.
CCTGGCGCGCCTTGTAGCGCGGAGCCGACTTGTTGATGACGTAGATGCGGCCTTTGCGACGAACCAGACGGTTGTCACGATGGCGGGCCTTCAGCGCTTTGAGCGAATTCTTGATCTTCATTGGTCTGGCCTGTCGGGTTTGGCCCTGCGGGCCTAACGGAAAGGCGCGCCTCGCAGCGCGCCCGAAATCGTGCTGGCTCATAAACGAGCGCCGCTGTCCCTGTCAATACCGGATACTATCCGGAGCGTCGGGTCAGACGTGTGAAATGGCCCATTTTGCGCCCGGGACGGGCCTCTTCCTTGCCGTAGAGGTGCAATACGAGGCCGGGTTCGGCAAGCAATTCCGGCGCGCGTTCGATATCGGAGCCAATCAGGTTTTCCATGATGCAATCGGAATGCCGGGCGCAATCGCCGAGCGGCAATCCGGCGATTGCCCTTATGTGCTGCTCGAACTGGGAGATCGCGCAGGCCGCCTCGGTCCAGTGGCCGGAATTGTGGACGCGCGGCGCAATCTCGTTGACCGCAAGACCGCCGTCGCGCAGCACGAAGAACTCGACGCCGATGACGCCGACATAGGAAAGCGCACGCAGGATCGCGAAAGCCGCGCTGCGCGCCGCAGCGGCAGTCCGGTCCGAAATCATCGCCGGAACGGTGGAACTGTGCAGGATGCCGTTTCTGTGGATGTTTTCCGACGGTTCATAGGCCGCCAGCCCGCCATCCGCCGAACGGGCGGCGATCACCGATATTTCGCGCTCGAAATCGACAAGGGATTCGAGGATGAGCGGAACCGACCCGAGCGCCGCATAGGTTCCCTCGACGGCGGTGCGTGCGCCTTGGCGGAACATGGCCTGGCCCTTGCCGTCATAACCGAGCCGACGCGTCTTCAGCACACCGTTGCCGCCAAACGAGGCCAGCCCCCCGGCGAGGTCGGCGTCAGAATCGACCGGCCGATAGGCAGCCGTCTTGAGCGCGATGGAGTTGAGGAAAATCTTCTCCGTGAGGCGGTCCTGTGAAACCTCGAGCGCGCGCGCCGACGGAAAAACGGGGATGCTGGTGGCAATCTGGGTGGCTGAGGCCACCGGCACGTTTTCAAACTCATAGGTCACGACAGCGCATTCGCGCGCCAGCTCGGCCAGCGCCTGCGTGTCGTCATATGGCGCGACGATCTGCCGGTTCGCCATCTGGGCGGCGGGGCAGTTCGCCTGCGGCTCCAGCACGACCGTCCTGTAGCCGAGCCGCCCGGCAGCCATCGCCAGCATGCGTCCAAGCTGGCCGCCACCGATGATGCCGATGGTGGACCCGACAGGCAAGGCACTCATCAGGCTTCATCCGTGGGCTTGAGCGCGACCTTGCCGGTCTGCGCGGACCGCCATGCGTCCAGCCTTTCGGCAATATTCGCGTCGCTGAGCGCCAGCACCGATGCAGCCAGAAGCGCGGCGTTGACCGCGCCCGCCCTGCCGATGGCCAGCGTGCCCACGGGGACGCCCGCCGGCATCTGCACGATCGAAAGCAGGGAATCCTGCCCCGAAAGCGCCTTCGATTCGACGGGAACGCCAAAAACGGGCAGTGGGGTCATGGCCGCCGTCATGCCCGGCAGGTGCGCCGCGCCACCCGCCCCGGCAATAATGACCTTGAAGCCAGCGCTTTTCGCGCCCTTGGCGAATTCATAGAGCCTGTCCGGGGTGCGATGGGCCGACACGATCAAAGCTTCGTGACCTATGCCGAGCACCTCCAGCATTTCGGCTGCGTGGCGCATGGTCGCCCAGTCGGTCTGGCTTCCCATGATGATGGCGACATCGGATTTTACTGGCACATCAGCCTCCGCTCGGTGCGGGCCGATTAGCGGATATCGCCTCCCACCGCAAGCGCGCCGGGCGTCCGCAAGGCAGCTTCGCCTAGGCGATGATGTCGGGAATGATGCTGTTTTCCAATGCCTTGAGGCGGTCTTTCAGCAGCAGCTTTTTCTTTTTCATCCGCTGTATCTGCAGCGGGTCGCACCCCGTCGCGATCATCGCGTTGATCGCCGCGTCGAAATCGGCGTGTTCCTGCTTCAGTCGCGCAAATTCGAGACGAATTTCCGCCTGATCCTGATCCGACATAGTCACCGTCTGAAATTCCGCGCTGCATTGCAGCGCCGTTCTGAAGGGCAATCTTGCCAGTCCCCCGACCAGCGCGAGCGCCTTTACCACATTTTTGTTTGCCGTGAAATCCTACTACGTCATGTTCGACAAAGGAAAGCAGTAGTGGCAGACTGTCATGGTTTCGTCACATCGCCTCGGCGGGTGATCGAGGCGGTGGTGACGGCACCGTGCGTAGACACCATGAAGGGAGAAGCTATTCATGTCTCTTGCCAGCCACCTCGAAGAATTGCAGCGCAAGCACGGCGACATCGAGCGCCAGCTCGATGAAGCGATGATGCATCCTTCAGTCGACGATCTGGAGATCGTGTCGCTGAAACGACGCAAGCTTGCGCTCAAGGACGAAATCGAGAAGCTGAAAGTTCAGACGACCCACTGATTGGTTTTACCCGCGCAGCAAATGCGCGAAAATACGCGAAATTGAGGGGAGCCGACGGCCATTGGTCGTCGGCTTTATTCTTGGCGAAGCGTCAGCTTCTGTCCGACCAGAACTGGTCCAGCCACAGGTTGAGCTTGAGGAAACCCGTCGTGGACAGGGCATATATGCGCCTCGTGCCGGAGGAAGAGGAGTTGACCAGCCCCGAATCGAGCAGGACCTTCAGATGCTGGGAAACCGCCGGGCGGGAGACGGGCAAGCCCGACGCGATCTCGTTGACCGATTTCGGCCCGCGCCGCAACTCCTCCAGAATATGTCTGCGATGCGGGTCCGCAATCGCCACAAATGCATCAGAAGCAGTCATGCCTACTTTTGTGGCTCAAGCGAAGGAAAATCTCAACTCTATTCCTGCACACGCGGATCGAGGCGCACCGCCTCCGGCGTGACTGCGCGATCCGCCGGCAGGGTCTGGAACGCTTCGCGGTCCTCCACGGGGACGGGCGCGCGGCGACTGATGCGCAGCAGCGTGTAGCAGCCGAGCGCTGCATGCGCGAAGGCTGTTGCCAGGAACAGCCCCTCCGGTCGCAAAACGCTCATCAGGCCAGCGCCGACAACCGGGCCGACCATGGTGCCGAACCCGTAAAGCAGCAGCAGGCCGCCCGAAATCTTGACGAAATCCTCGCCGCGCGCGTGGTCGTTGGCATGGGCGACTGCGATGGAATAGAGCGCATAGGCGAGCGCGCCGTAACAGGCCGTCATGGCGATGACATGATTGCCGGTGCGTGGCTGGAACAGGAACACGGCCAGCCCGACAAGGGCTGCCCCGAAGCCCGTGGCGGCGAGGACGTAGCGCCGGTCCATGCGGTCGGATACGCGCCCGATAGGCATTTGCAGCGCAGCCCCGGCGACGACCACGAGGCTCATCATCAGGGCGATCTCGGGGGTCGTGAGGTCGATGCGCGCGCCGTAGACTGCTCCGAGCGTTCCCCATGCGCCGTTGGCGATGCCGATCAGCATGCAGGCGCCGAACGAAACGGGCGAGTTTCGATAGAGTCCCTTTAGATCGAGCGAAACGTCCTGAAGCGGTCGCGGGCTGGCCTGCGAGGAGACGGCGGTCGGAATGAGCGAGCAGCAGAACAGGATGCCCGTGACCATGAACAGCGATTCGTTGCGGACATCGCCCGCCGCGACCGCCATCTGCCCGGCCATGATCGAGGCATAGGTCACCATCATGTAGAGGCCGAACACGGTTCCGCGATTCTCGTTGTTGGCCCGCTCGTTGAGCCAGCTTTCGATAATCATGAAGCAGCCTGCCATGGTGAAACCGGTGAAGGCGCGCAGCACCACCCAGATCGCAGGATCGATGAACAGGCCGGTCAGCAACGCGACGATGGCGCCCACCGCCGCGAAGGTGCCGAACGCTCGGACATGGCCCGCCCTGCGCACGAGGCGCGGGGCGATAAAGCAGCCGGCGATGAATCCGCCCGCCCAGGCCGTTCCGAGAAGGCCGAGTACACCCGTCGAAAATCCCTCGGCCTGTCCCCTCAGCGGCAGAAGCAGGCCGTGAAGCCCGGACGCGGCCAGCAGGAAGGCCGTGCCGCGCAAGAGCGCCAGAATGGGACGATAGGCGGCAAACATACGCGAACCTCGTATTGCGAATCAGCAGATTTGACAGTGCGTGCTTACGAAGACGTCTCTGCGAAAAGATGACGTATCAATTGTGGCTTCAGCTTTTGAACAATGCCTCGGCAGCCGCCTTTGTCGCACCTTTCGCTGTCAGTTCGGTTTCCAGCCGGTCGATTTCCGCCTGCAATTGCGCAATGCGATCGCGCAATTCGCCGACAGACAATTGTGCGAGGTCCTGCCCGATCTGGTGGGTGCGCACCACCTGCTGCGGCTCGTCATCGAAGAGGGCCATGGCTTGCTCCGGTTTGTCTTTCGCTGCCGACAGAATACAAAGAACCTTCATTGGCTTCAAATGCACGGAGACGACAATGGCAAAAGCGCCGAGATTGCCGGAAAAAATGACGGCAATCGCGATCACCGCACCAGGCGGCCCGATGGTGCTGCGCCCTGAAAAACGGGAGCTGCCCGAACCGGGACCGCGCGACGTGCTTATCAAGGTCAAGGCTGCCGGCGTGAATCGGCCGGACGTGTCCCAGCGCAAGGGCGTGTACCCGCCGCCGCCCGATGCATCCGACCTTCCCGGACTGGAGGTTTCGGGCACGGTCGCGGCGGTGGGCGACGAGGTGGCGCGCTGGCGGGTCGGCGATGCGGTCTGCGCGCTGACGCCCGGCGG
Protein-coding sequences here:
- a CDS encoding MFS transporter; the encoded protein is MFAAYRPILALLRGTAFLLAASGLHGLLLPLRGQAEGFSTGVLGLLGTAWAGGFIAGCFIAPRLVRRAGHVRAFGTFAAVGAIVALLTGLFIDPAIWVVLRAFTGFTMAGCFMIIESWLNERANNENRGTVFGLYMMVTYASIMAGQMAVAAGDVRNESLFMVTGILFCCSLIPTAVSSQASPRPLQDVSLDLKGLYRNSPVSFGACMLIGIANGAWGTLGAVYGARIDLTTPEIALMMSLVVVAGAALQMPIGRVSDRMDRRYVLAATGFGAALVGLAVFLFQPRTGNHVIAMTACYGALAYALYSIAVAHANDHARGEDFVKISGGLLLLYGFGTMVGPVVGAGLMSVLRPEGLFLATAFAHAALGCYTLLRISRRAPVPVEDREAFQTLPADRAVTPEAVRLDPRVQE
- the purE gene encoding 5-(carboxyamino)imidazole ribonucleotide mutase, translating into MGSQTDWATMRHAAEMLEVLGIGHEALIVSAHRTPDRLYEFAKGAKSAGFKVIIAGAGGAAHLPGMTAAMTPLPVFGVPVESKALSGQDSLLSIVQMPAGVPVGTLAIGRAGAVNAALLAASVLALSDANIAERLDAWRSAQTGKVALKPTDEA
- a CDS encoding metalloregulator ArsR/SmtB family transcription factor, yielding MTASDAFVAIADPHRRHILEELRRGPKSVNEIASGLPVSRPAVSQHLKVLLDSGLVNSSSSGTRRIYALSTTGFLKLNLWLDQFWSDRS
- a CDS encoding 5-(carboxyamino)imidazole ribonucleotide synthase, yielding MSALPVGSTIGIIGGGQLGRMLAMAAGRLGYRTVVLEPQANCPAAQMANRQIVAPYDDTQALAELARECAVVTYEFENVPVASATQIATSIPVFPSARALEVSQDRLTEKIFLNSIALKTAAYRPVDSDADLAGGLASFGGNGVLKTRRLGYDGKGQAMFRQGARTAVEGTYAALGSVPLILESLVDFEREISVIAARSADGGLAAYEPSENIHRNGILHSSTVPAMISDRTAAAARSAAFAILRALSYVGVIGVEFFVLRDGGLAVNEIAPRVHNSGHWTEAACAISQFEQHIRAIAGLPLGDCARHSDCIMENLIGSDIERAPELLAEPGLVLHLYGKEEARPGRKMGHFTRLTRRSG
- a CDS encoding DUF465 domain-containing protein, with amino-acid sequence MSLASHLEELQRKHGDIERQLDEAMMHPSVDDLEIVSLKRRKLALKDEIEKLKVQTTH
- a CDS encoding DUF1192 domain-containing protein produces the protein MALFDDEPQQVVRTHQIGQDLAQLSVGELRDRIAQLQAEIDRLETELTAKGATKAAAEALFKS
- the ykgO gene encoding type B 50S ribosomal protein L36, producing MKIKNSLKALKARHRDNRLVRRKGRIYVINKSAPRYKARQG
- a CDS encoding DUF465 domain-containing protein translates to MSDQDQAEIRLEFARLKQEHADFDAAINAMIATGCDPLQIQRMKKKKLLLKDRLKALENSIIPDIIA